The following proteins come from a genomic window of Pseudomonas putida:
- the cysS gene encoding cysteine--tRNA ligase: MLTIYNTLSKTKEVFKPLDGNKVRMYVCGMTVYDYCHLGHGRSMVAFDLVTRWLRKSGYELTYVRNITDIDDKIINRANENGETFDALTARMIDAMHEDERRLNILKPDQEPRATDHIAGMHAMIQTLIDKGYAYAPGNGDVYYRVGKFVGYGKLSRKKIEDLRIGARIEVDEAKQDPLDFVLWKGVKPGEPYWDSPWGPGRPGWHIECSVMSTCCLGESFDIHGGGSDLEFPHHENEIAQSEAATGKQYANAWMHCGMIRINGEKMSKSLNNFFTIRDVLDVYHPEVVRYLLVASHYRSAINYSEDSLRDAKGALERFYHALRGLPRVAAKGGEEFVERFSVAMNDDFGTPEACAVLFDLVREINRLRDSDPDAAAGLAGRLRELGDVLGVLQLEADDFLRAGAEGKVDAAEVEALIQARLQARADKNWAESDRIRDQLTAMGVVLEDSKGATTWRLAD; the protein is encoded by the coding sequence GTGCTTACCATCTACAACACGCTGAGCAAAACCAAGGAAGTCTTCAAGCCGCTCGATGGCAACAAGGTGCGCATGTACGTGTGCGGCATGACCGTGTACGACTACTGCCACCTTGGCCATGGCCGCAGCATGGTGGCCTTCGACCTGGTCACGCGCTGGCTGCGCAAGAGCGGCTATGAGCTGACCTATGTGCGCAACATCACCGACATCGACGACAAGATCATCAACCGGGCCAACGAGAACGGCGAAACGTTCGACGCGCTGACGGCCCGCATGATCGATGCGATGCACGAAGATGAACGGCGCCTGAACATCCTCAAGCCGGATCAGGAACCGCGAGCCACCGATCATATCGCCGGCATGCACGCGATGATCCAGACCCTGATCGACAAGGGTTACGCCTACGCACCGGGCAATGGCGACGTGTACTACCGGGTCGGGAAGTTCGTCGGCTACGGCAAGCTGTCGCGCAAGAAGATCGAGGACCTGCGCATCGGTGCCCGCATCGAGGTCGACGAGGCCAAGCAGGACCCGCTCGACTTCGTGCTGTGGAAAGGCGTCAAACCGGGCGAACCGTACTGGGATTCGCCTTGGGGACCGGGCCGTCCGGGCTGGCACATCGAGTGCTCGGTGATGTCCACCTGCTGCCTGGGCGAGAGCTTCGACATCCACGGTGGCGGCAGCGACCTGGAGTTCCCGCACCACGAGAACGAAATCGCCCAGAGCGAAGCGGCGACCGGCAAGCAGTACGCCAACGCCTGGATGCATTGCGGCATGATCCGCATCAATGGCGAGAAGATGTCCAAGTCATTGAACAACTTCTTTACCATCCGTGACGTGCTCGACGTGTACCACCCGGAGGTGGTGCGCTACCTGCTGGTGGCCAGCCACTACCGCAGTGCCATCAACTACTCCGAAGACAGCTTGCGTGATGCCAAGGGTGCCCTGGAGCGCTTCTATCACGCACTGCGTGGCTTGCCACGTGTGGCGGCCAAGGGTGGTGAGGAATTCGTCGAGCGCTTCAGCGTGGCGATGAACGACGACTTCGGCACCCCCGAAGCCTGCGCTGTGCTGTTCGACCTGGTGCGCGAAATCAACCGCCTGCGCGACAGCGACCCGGATGCGGCTGCCGGCCTGGCCGGTCGCCTGCGTGAGCTGGGTGATGTGCTGGGTGTACTGCAGCTGGAGGCCGATGACTTCCTGCGTGCAGGGGCTGAGGGCAAGGTCGATGCGGCTGAAGTAGAAGCGCTGATCCAGGCGCGCCTGCAGGCGCGTGCCGACAAGAACTGGGCAGAGTCCGACCGTATCCGCGACCAGCTGACCGCCATGGGCGTAGTGCTGGAAGACAGCAAGGGCGCGACCACCTGGCGTCTGGCTGACTGA
- a CDS encoding urease subunit beta has product MIPGEIQVAAGDIELNVGRETVSVNVANHGDRPVQVGSHYHFYEVNDALVFDREPSRGFRLDIPAGTAVRFEPGQARTVQLVAYAGKREVYGFQGKVMGALEGKA; this is encoded by the coding sequence ATGATTCCAGGTGAAATCCAGGTCGCCGCCGGCGACATCGAACTCAATGTCGGCCGTGAAACGGTCAGTGTCAATGTGGCCAATCATGGCGACCGGCCGGTGCAGGTGGGCTCGCATTACCATTTTTACGAGGTCAACGATGCACTGGTGTTCGACCGCGAGCCTAGCCGCGGCTTTCGCCTCGACATCCCGGCCGGCACTGCCGTGCGCTTCGAGCCGGGCCAGGCGCGTACCGTGCAGCTGGTGGCCTACGCTGGCAAACGCGAGGTGTATGGCTTTCAGGGCAAAGTGATGGGTGCACTGGAGGGCAAGGCATGA
- a CDS encoding sensor histidine kinase, with translation MPLLNPSKGWSSSTSRLLALYSFLFVAWSSILMGVLYFEVSSYLNKLTRHSMLQRQHLFAHMSGKQLDDALIASQAFEERAFDAYGLFDAQLNPIGGRIRAIPPELGLDGKVHELERCLDADDPHMPRDSCDAVAIKVQDGRWLVLLRDNGSLFVVTRIILHALLWGISLTLIPGFAGWYLLRRRPLKRIRAIQAQAELIVAGDLTHRLPLSARRDELDMLAAIVNAMLDRIERLMHEVKGVCDNIAHDLRTPLTRLRAQLYRIRQQTGLDSAQAEALDQAIGETDTLMARFRGLLRISELEDRQRRAGFVQLAPRELLVELHDFYLPLAEDGGIRLQLQQPEHLPALHGDRELLFEALANLVGNAIKFTPEGGRVAITATQDEAGVHIAIEDSGPGIPEEERTAVLKRFYRSEEGHRHPGFGLGLSIVAAIVDLHGFELVVGDSELGGAKLVLHCPLAGLPR, from the coding sequence ATGCCATTGCTGAACCCGTCTAAGGGCTGGAGCTCCTCGACCAGCCGCCTGCTGGCGCTGTACAGCTTCCTCTTCGTGGCGTGGAGCAGCATCCTCATGGGGGTGCTGTACTTCGAGGTTTCCAGCTACCTGAACAAGCTGACCCGCCATTCCATGCTGCAGCGCCAGCACCTGTTCGCGCACATGAGCGGCAAGCAGCTGGACGACGCACTGATCGCCAGCCAGGCGTTCGAGGAACGCGCCTTTGATGCTTACGGCCTGTTCGACGCCCAGCTAAACCCGATCGGCGGGCGTATCCGTGCAATTCCGCCGGAACTCGGCCTGGACGGCAAGGTACATGAACTGGAGCGTTGCCTGGACGCCGATGACCCGCACATGCCACGTGACAGCTGCGACGCGGTGGCAATCAAGGTTCAGGACGGCCGCTGGCTGGTACTGCTGCGCGACAACGGCTCGTTGTTCGTGGTGACACGCATCATCCTGCACGCCTTGCTATGGGGCATATCGCTGACACTTATCCCGGGCTTCGCCGGCTGGTACCTGCTGCGCCGCAGGCCTTTGAAACGCATTCGGGCCATACAGGCGCAGGCAGAGCTGATCGTCGCCGGCGACCTCACCCACCGCCTGCCGCTGTCGGCCCGGCGCGACGAGCTGGACATGCTGGCCGCCATCGTCAACGCCATGCTTGACCGGATAGAACGGCTGATGCATGAGGTCAAGGGCGTGTGCGACAACATTGCCCACGACCTGCGCACACCACTCACCCGCCTGCGTGCACAGCTGTACCGCATCCGCCAGCAGACCGGGCTGGACTCGGCACAAGCCGAGGCACTGGACCAGGCCATCGGCGAAACCGATACCCTGATGGCACGTTTTCGCGGCCTGTTGCGCATCAGTGAACTGGAGGATCGCCAGCGCCGCGCTGGCTTCGTTCAGCTGGCCCCGCGTGAGCTGCTGGTGGAGTTGCATGATTTCTACCTGCCCCTGGCCGAAGATGGCGGTATTCGCCTGCAGCTGCAACAGCCTGAGCACTTGCCGGCGCTGCATGGGGACCGCGAGTTGCTGTTCGAAGCGCTGGCCAACCTGGTGGGCAATGCCATCAAGTTCACGCCAGAAGGTGGCCGGGTGGCCATTACGGCTACGCAGGACGAAGCAGGCGTGCATATCGCTATCGAGGACAGCGGACCCGGGATTCCGGAGGAAGAGCGGACTGCAGTGCTGAAGCGGTTTTATCGCAGCGAGGAAGGACACCGTCACCCGGGGTTCGGGCTGGGGTTGTCGATCGTTGCGGCGATCGTCGACCTGCATGGGTTTGAGCTGGTGGTGGGTGATAGTGAGCTGGGTGGGGCCAAGCTGGTGTTGCATTGCCCGTTGGCGGGGTTGCCCAGGTAA
- a CDS encoding urease subunit gamma, whose translation MELTPREKDKLLLFTAALLAERRLARGLKLNYPEAVALISAAVLEGARDGRTVAELMSLGREVIGREQVMDGVPEMLHDVQVEATFPDGTKLVTVHDPIV comes from the coding sequence ATGGAGCTGACCCCGAGAGAGAAAGACAAACTGCTGCTGTTCACCGCCGCACTGTTGGCGGAACGGCGCTTGGCCCGTGGCCTGAAGCTCAACTACCCGGAGGCGGTGGCGTTGATCAGCGCCGCCGTGCTCGAAGGCGCCCGCGATGGCCGCACGGTAGCCGAGCTGATGAGCCTGGGCCGCGAAGTGATCGGTCGCGAGCAGGTCATGGACGGTGTTCCCGAGATGCTCCATGACGTGCAGGTCGAAGCCACCTTCCCTGACGGCACCAAGCTGGTGACTGTGCATGACCCTATCGTCTGA
- a CDS encoding HupE/UreJ family protein, producing the protein MKKTLALALLLVALPAFAHPGHDSNPLHDGLLHPLTGLDHLLMLLGTGVLAALTRRNLALPLATLAAMFAGALCGHLFGDVLGMETMIAVSVLVAGVAVLLPSRQLLLALAMPVFALFHGWAHGVEATPSAFWMFSAGFVTVSGLLLVVGFAVGCLLRRHSALQKAFGGGMLAGAAVVLAG; encoded by the coding sequence ATGAAAAAAACGCTTGCCCTTGCCCTGCTGCTGGTTGCGCTGCCGGCCTTCGCCCACCCGGGCCACGACAGCAACCCGCTGCACGATGGCCTGCTGCATCCGCTGACCGGCCTTGACCACTTGTTGATGCTGTTGGGGACCGGGGTACTGGCGGCCTTGACCCGGCGTAACCTGGCGCTGCCACTGGCAACCCTGGCAGCAATGTTCGCTGGTGCGCTATGCGGCCATCTGTTCGGTGATGTGCTGGGCATGGAGACCATGATCGCCGTGTCGGTGCTGGTGGCTGGCGTTGCCGTACTGCTGCCTAGCCGGCAGTTGCTGCTGGCGCTGGCCATGCCGGTGTTCGCCCTGTTCCATGGCTGGGCCCACGGCGTGGAGGCCACGCCCAGTGCCTTCTGGATGTTCAGCGCCGGCTTCGTTACCGTGAGCGGCTTGCTGCTGGTAGTGGGCTTTGCTGTCGGTTGCCTGCTGCGCCGCCATAGCGCCCTGCAGAAAGCCTTTGGTGGCGGCATGCTTGCCGGCGCCGCAGTGGTGCTGGCCGGTTGA
- a CDS encoding response regulator transcription factor yields the protein MPRVLTIEDDAVTGQEIVAELTSHGLEVDWADNGREGLAKAIGGGYDLITLDRMLPEVDGLTIVTTLRNLKIATPILMISALSDVDERVRGLRAGGDDYLTKPFASDEMAARVEVLLRRNSVPMTQTRLQVADLQLDLISHEARRGDQTLNLLPTEYKLLEYLMRHSGQVITRMMIFEEVWGYHFDPGTNLIDVHIGRLRKKIDSPGQSPLIRTVRGSGYAIAEPV from the coding sequence ATGCCACGCGTACTGACCATCGAAGACGACGCCGTCACCGGCCAGGAAATCGTCGCCGAACTCACCAGCCACGGTCTGGAAGTGGATTGGGCAGATAATGGCCGTGAAGGCCTGGCCAAGGCCATCGGCGGCGGCTACGACCTGATCACCCTGGACCGCATGCTGCCTGAGGTCGATGGCCTGACCATCGTCACCACCCTGCGCAACCTGAAAATCGCAACGCCCATCCTGATGATCAGCGCACTGTCCGACGTCGATGAGCGTGTACGAGGCCTGCGTGCCGGTGGCGACGACTACCTGACCAAACCGTTCGCCTCCGACGAGATGGCCGCCCGGGTGGAAGTGCTGTTGCGGCGCAACAGCGTGCCGATGACCCAGACCCGGCTGCAGGTCGCCGACTTGCAACTGGACCTGATCAGCCATGAGGCCCGCCGCGGCGACCAGACGCTCAACCTGCTGCCCACCGAGTACAAATTGCTGGAGTACCTGATGCGCCACAGCGGCCAGGTAATCACGCGGATGATGATCTTCGAGGAAGTCTGGGGCTACCACTTCGACCCTGGCACCAACCTGATCGATGTGCATATCGGCCGGCTGCGCAAGAAGATCGATTCCCCCGGGCAATCGCCGCTGATCCGTACCGTACGGGGCTCCGGCTATGCCATTGCTGAACCCGTCTAA
- a CDS encoding urease accessory protein UreD translates to MLLAERVEQSEHDAGWSAHLQLRFVEGGGVTRLGARRHFGPLLVQRPFYPEGAPCHVYVLHPPGGIVAGDRLELDIHLEPGSHALLTMPGASKFYRSIGPTARLTQRFHLQAGSTLEWLPQDSIFFSGARASLDSRFTLEPGARLLAWETLCLGRPVMGERFDQGALDSRLSIELPDDPGLHERLRISGGQLEKLGGHPLLATFCASPADPSVLEKVRHLLDELKTPAGATLLGSLLVIRLLDHDNQHLQHTLQRLWHVLRPAVLGLPACPPRIWAT, encoded by the coding sequence ATGTTGCTGGCGGAGCGCGTCGAACAATCTGAACATGATGCAGGCTGGAGTGCCCACCTGCAGTTGCGCTTTGTCGAGGGTGGTGGCGTGACCCGCCTTGGTGCGCGCCGGCATTTCGGCCCGCTTTTGGTGCAGCGGCCGTTCTACCCGGAAGGTGCGCCTTGCCACGTCTATGTGCTGCACCCGCCTGGCGGCATCGTCGCCGGCGACCGCCTGGAGCTGGATATTCATCTGGAACCCGGCAGCCATGCGCTGCTGACCATGCCTGGCGCCAGCAAGTTCTACCGCAGCATTGGCCCCACCGCGCGGCTTACCCAGCGCTTTCACCTGCAAGCTGGCAGCACGCTGGAGTGGCTGCCGCAGGACAGCATTTTCTTCTCCGGCGCCCGCGCCAGCCTCGACAGCCGCTTCACCCTGGAGCCCGGGGCCCGCCTGCTGGCCTGGGAAACGCTGTGCCTGGGCCGCCCGGTGATGGGCGAGCGATTCGATCAGGGCGCGCTGGACAGCCGTCTGAGCATCGAGTTACCCGACGACCCAGGCTTGCACGAACGCCTGCGCATCAGCGGTGGCCAGCTCGAAAAGCTCGGCGGCCACCCGTTGCTCGCTACCTTCTGTGCGTCCCCGGCAGACCCGTCCGTGCTGGAAAAGGTGCGGCACCTGCTCGATGAACTGAAAACCCCCGCCGGCGCCACCTTGCTGGGTTCGCTGCTGGTGATTCGCCTGCTGGACCACGACAACCAACATCTGCAACACACCCTGCAGCGCCTCTGGCACGTCCTGCGGCCGGCCGTTCTCGGCCTGCCGGCGTGCCCGCCGCGCATCTGGGCCACTTGA
- the ureC gene encoding urease subunit alpha yields MSRISRRAYADMFGPTVGDRVRLADTALWVEVEKDFTVYGEEVKFGGGKVIRDGMGQGQMLAAQAMDLVLTNALIIDHWGIVKADIGVKHGRIAAIGKAGNPDVQPGVTVPVGPGTEVIAAEGKIVTAGGIDSHIHFICPQQVEEALTSGVTTFIGGGTGPATGTNATTCTPGPWYLARMLQAADSLPINIGLLGKGNASRPEALREQIAAGAVGLKLHEDWGSTPAAIDCCLSVAEEMDIQVAIHTDTLNESGCIEDTLAAIGDRTIHTFHTEGAGGGHAPDIIRAAGQANVLPSSTNPTLPYTVNTVDEHLDMLMVCHHLDPSIAEDVAFAESRIRRETIAAEDILHDMGAFAMTSSDSQAMGRVGEVVLRTWQVAHQMKVRRGPLAPDSSYSDNFRVKRYIAKYTLNPALTHGIAHEVGSVEVGKLADLVLWSPAFFAVKPALVIKGGMIVTAPMGDINGSIPTPQPVHYRPMFGALGAARHATRMTFLPQAAMDRGLAQELGLQSLIGVAHGCRRVRKADMVHNTLQPVIEVDSQTYQVRADGELLVCEPASELPLAQRYFLF; encoded by the coding sequence ATGAGCCGTATCTCACGTCGGGCCTATGCCGACATGTTCGGCCCTACCGTCGGCGACCGGGTGCGCCTGGCCGACACTGCCCTGTGGGTGGAGGTCGAGAAGGACTTCACGGTTTACGGCGAAGAGGTCAAGTTCGGCGGTGGCAAGGTCATCCGCGACGGCATGGGGCAGGGCCAGATGCTCGCGGCCCAGGCCATGGACCTGGTGCTGACCAACGCCCTGATCATCGACCACTGGGGCATCGTGAAAGCCGATATCGGGGTCAAGCACGGGCGTATCGCTGCCATCGGCAAGGCCGGCAACCCTGACGTGCAGCCGGGCGTGACCGTGCCGGTCGGCCCGGGCACTGAAGTGATCGCGGCCGAAGGCAAGATCGTCACGGCCGGGGGCATCGATTCGCACATTCACTTCATCTGCCCGCAGCAGGTGGAAGAGGCGCTGACCAGTGGCGTTACCACGTTCATCGGCGGCGGCACCGGGCCTGCCACCGGTACCAATGCCACGACCTGCACCCCAGGGCCGTGGTACCTGGCGCGCATGCTCCAGGCGGCCGACAGCCTGCCGATCAACATCGGCTTGCTGGGCAAGGGCAATGCCTCGCGCCCTGAAGCGCTGCGCGAGCAGATCGCTGCAGGCGCGGTGGGCCTGAAGCTCCACGAGGATTGGGGGTCTACCCCGGCAGCCATCGACTGCTGCCTGAGCGTCGCCGAAGAAATGGACATCCAGGTGGCGATTCACACCGACACCCTCAACGAATCCGGTTGCATTGAAGACACCCTGGCCGCCATCGGTGATCGCACCATCCATACCTTCCACACCGAAGGGGCCGGCGGCGGCCATGCACCCGATATCATCCGCGCGGCGGGGCAGGCCAACGTGCTGCCGTCCTCGACCAACCCGACCCTGCCCTATACGGTCAATACCGTCGATGAACACCTCGACATGCTGATGGTCTGCCACCACCTGGACCCGAGCATCGCCGAGGACGTGGCGTTCGCCGAATCGCGCATCCGCCGTGAAACCATCGCCGCCGAGGACATCCTGCACGACATGGGCGCCTTCGCCATGACCTCGTCCGACTCTCAGGCCATGGGCCGCGTTGGCGAGGTGGTGCTGCGTACCTGGCAAGTCGCGCACCAGATGAAAGTGCGCCGCGGCCCGCTGGCACCGGACAGCAGCTACAGCGACAACTTCCGGGTCAAGCGCTACATCGCCAAATACACCCTCAACCCTGCGCTCACCCATGGCATCGCCCATGAGGTGGGTTCGGTGGAGGTGGGCAAGCTGGCTGACCTGGTGCTGTGGTCGCCGGCCTTCTTCGCAGTCAAGCCGGCGCTGGTCATCAAGGGCGGGATGATCGTCACAGCGCCCATGGGCGACATCAATGGCTCTATCCCGACGCCACAACCGGTGCATTACCGTCCCATGTTCGGCGCGCTCGGTGCGGCCCGCCATGCCACGCGCATGACCTTCCTGCCCCAGGCCGCCATGGACCGTGGCCTGGCCCAGGAACTGGGTTTGCAGAGCCTGATCGGTGTGGCTCACGGCTGCCGCCGGGTGCGCAAGGCCGATATGGTCCACAACACATTGCAACCGGTGATCGAAGTCGATTCGCAGACCTACCAGGTGCGCGCCGACGGCGAACTGCTGGTTTGCGAGCCGGCCAGCGAACTGCCGCTGGCTCAGCGTTATTTCCTGTTCTAA
- a CDS encoding branched-chain amino acid aminotransferase, protein MSNESINWDKLGFDYIKTDKRYLSVWRNGEWDKGTLTEDNVLHISEGSTALHYGQQCFEGLKAYRCKDGSINLFRPDQNAARMQRSCARLLMPHVPTDVFIEACKQVVKANEKFVPPHGKGALYLRPFVIGTGDNIGVRTAPEFIFSVFAIPVGSYFKGGMKPHNFQISNFDRAAPQGTGAAKVGGNYAASLQPGAEAKKANFADAIYLDPLTHTKIEEVGSANFFGITANNEFITPKSASVLPGITRLSLMELASSRLGLTVIEGDVEINKLDRFIEAGACGTAAVITPIGGIEYNGKLHVFHDLEKVGPVTQKLYNELTGIQSGDVEAPAGWIVKVA, encoded by the coding sequence ATGAGTAACGAAAGCATTAACTGGGACAAGCTGGGTTTCGACTACATCAAGACCGACAAGCGCTACCTGTCCGTATGGCGCAATGGTGAGTGGGACAAAGGCACCCTGACTGAAGACAACGTGCTGCACATCAGTGAAGGCTCCACTGCCCTGCACTATGGCCAGCAGTGTTTCGAAGGCCTCAAGGCCTACCGCTGCAAGGACGGCTCGATCAACCTGTTCCGCCCTGACCAGAACGCCGCCCGCATGCAGCGCAGCTGCGCTCGCCTGCTGATGCCGCATGTGCCGACCGATGTGTTCATCGAGGCCTGCAAACAAGTGGTCAAGGCCAACGAGAAATTCGTCCCGCCACACGGCAAGGGTGCCCTGTACCTGCGCCCGTTCGTGATCGGCACCGGCGACAACATCGGCGTGCGCACCGCCCCGGAGTTCATTTTTTCGGTATTCGCCATCCCGGTTGGCTCCTACTTCAAAGGCGGCATGAAGCCGCACAACTTCCAGATTTCCAACTTCGACCGCGCAGCTCCGCAAGGCACCGGCGCGGCCAAGGTCGGCGGCAACTATGCGGCCAGCCTGCAGCCAGGTGCTGAAGCCAAGAAAGCCAACTTCGCCGACGCCATCTACCTCGATCCGCTGACGCACACCAAGATCGAGGAAGTCGGTTCGGCCAACTTCTTCGGCATCACCGCCAACAACGAATTCATCACCCCGAAATCAGCTTCGGTACTGCCAGGCATCACCCGCCTGTCGCTGATGGAACTGGCGTCCTCGCGCCTGGGCCTGACCGTGATCGAAGGCGATGTCGAAATCAACAAGCTCGACCGCTTCATCGAAGCCGGTGCCTGCGGTACCGCCGCGGTGATCACCCCGATCGGTGGCATCGAGTACAACGGCAAGCTGCACGTGTTCCATGACCTGGAAAAGGTTGGCCCGGTCACCCAGAAGCTCTACAACGAGCTGACCGGTATCCAGAGCGGCGACGTCGAAGCGCCGGCGGGCTGGATCGTCAAGGTCGCCTGA
- the ureE gene encoding urease accessory protein UreE: protein MIVLTRRIDESDTITGTVTLDVDSRIKSRLRVTLDDGREAGLMLERGHLLRGGELLADAAGSQVVRVLAAPEAVSTVRCSDPHLLARAAYHLGNRHVPLQIQPGLLRYQHDHVLDDMLRGLGLAVEAEQAPFEPEAGAYQSAPHSHSHAHDHPFVRLPAHS from the coding sequence ATGATTGTCCTGACCCGCCGGATCGATGAATCCGACACTATCACCGGCACCGTTACCCTCGACGTCGACAGCCGTATCAAGAGCCGCCTGCGCGTTACCCTGGACGATGGCCGCGAGGCCGGCCTGATGCTCGAGCGCGGCCACTTGCTGCGCGGTGGCGAGCTGCTGGCCGATGCCGCCGGCAGCCAGGTGGTGCGAGTACTTGCAGCACCCGAGGCCGTATCGACCGTGCGTTGCAGCGATCCGCACCTGCTGGCGCGTGCCGCGTATCACTTGGGCAACCGCCATGTCCCGCTGCAGATCCAGCCGGGCCTGCTGCGTTACCAGCATGACCATGTGCTTGACGACATGCTGCGTGGCCTGGGCCTGGCGGTCGAGGCCGAGCAGGCGCCGTTCGAGCCGGAAGCCGGTGCCTACCAGAGCGCACCGCACAGCCACAGTCATGCGCACGATCACCCCTTCGTGCGCCTGCCAGCCCATTCCTGA
- a CDS encoding glyoxalase superfamily protein translates to MLLAPAIPILRIFSVEKAKEFYLDFLGFTLDWEHRFSPDLPLYAQIHRDGLVLHLSEHHGDACPGSTVFARTDELLALERELQDKQYSYARPQAERVDWGLQMQIRDPFGNLLRFCQQIDDEAAQ, encoded by the coding sequence ATGCTTCTCGCCCCTGCCATCCCCATCCTGCGCATTTTCTCGGTCGAAAAGGCCAAGGAGTTCTACCTCGATTTCCTCGGCTTCACCCTGGACTGGGAGCACCGCTTCAGCCCGGATCTGCCTTTGTATGCGCAAATCCACCGCGACGGCCTGGTCCTGCACCTGAGCGAGCATCACGGCGACGCCTGCCCAGGTTCGACGGTGTTTGCCCGTACCGATGAACTGCTGGCGCTGGAACGTGAACTGCAGGACAAACAGTACAGCTACGCCCGCCCTCAGGCCGAGCGTGTCGACTGGGGCCTGCAGATGCAGATACGTGACCCGTTCGGTAACCTGTTGCGTTTCTGCCAGCAGATCGATGACGAGGCCGCGCAATGA
- a CDS encoding ATP-binding cassette domain-containing protein produces the protein MTNTSFLTLDSVSLVLPDGKPLFTDLNACFDQRPTGMVGRNGVGKSLLGQILAGQRLPSSGRCTRHGRVHHLDQQVIRHSTTVADLAQIGQVIAALQSIEKGSIDLHGFDTVGDQWDIRERLHILLDRHGLGHLTPDYPAAELSGGQAMRVALLGAWLSDSDYLILDEPSNHLDSEGRAQLMAMITAWDRGLLVISHDRGLLEHMSRIVELSSLGLQAFGGPYSFYAQRKAEQREQAQQQLVRAKHERQLTAKTLHEQRERLERHQSRASHHAKHANQAKILIDRQQQRSQATAGKQRRDHNDALQALQTQVQEAARQVERDSAIILHAPTPQSHPGREVLALQGLVLPRGSTEPIDLRLCLGQRLGLVGTNGSGKSTLLQVLCEALPIQAGSVRMSGEVAMLDQHCSSLPGQQTVLAHLREANPTLPSGVLRMRLAQLGLDAARIELPSSLLSGGERLKAALAGVLYRKRGVDLLLLDEPGNHLDLPSLEALEAMLRQFQGAMLVASHDSVFLQQLALDAYLHLPSASP, from the coding sequence ATGACGAATACGTCGTTCCTGACGCTGGACAGCGTCTCCCTGGTTTTGCCCGATGGCAAGCCACTGTTTACCGACCTCAACGCGTGCTTTGACCAACGCCCGACCGGCATGGTCGGGCGTAATGGTGTGGGCAAAAGCCTGCTCGGGCAGATACTCGCCGGCCAGCGTTTGCCCAGCAGCGGCCGCTGCACTCGCCATGGCAGGGTTCATCACCTGGACCAGCAAGTGATCCGGCACAGTACCACCGTCGCCGATCTAGCCCAGATCGGGCAGGTGATCGCTGCGTTGCAAAGTATCGAAAAAGGCAGCATCGACCTTCACGGTTTCGACACTGTGGGCGATCAATGGGACATTCGTGAGCGGCTGCACATCCTGCTGGATCGCCACGGCCTGGGTCACCTCACCCCCGATTACCCCGCTGCCGAGCTCAGCGGCGGCCAGGCTATGCGCGTCGCCCTGCTCGGTGCCTGGCTCAGCGATAGCGATTACCTGATCCTGGACGAGCCCAGCAACCACTTGGACAGCGAAGGGCGCGCTCAGCTTATGGCCATGATCACGGCTTGGGACCGGGGCTTGCTGGTTATCAGCCATGACCGTGGCTTGCTCGAACACATGTCGCGCATCGTCGAACTGTCGAGCCTTGGCTTGCAGGCATTCGGGGGCCCTTACAGCTTCTATGCCCAGCGCAAGGCCGAACAGCGCGAACAGGCTCAGCAACAACTGGTCCGCGCAAAGCATGAGCGCCAGCTCACCGCCAAAACGTTGCACGAACAACGGGAGCGCCTTGAACGCCACCAGTCACGTGCCAGCCACCACGCCAAGCACGCCAACCAGGCCAAGATACTCATCGACCGCCAGCAGCAACGTAGCCAGGCCACGGCTGGCAAACAGCGTCGCGATCACAACGATGCCCTGCAGGCCCTGCAAACGCAGGTGCAGGAAGCGGCGCGCCAGGTAGAGCGAGACAGCGCGATCATTCTTCATGCGCCGACACCTCAATCGCACCCTGGTCGCGAAGTGCTGGCACTGCAGGGGCTTGTGCTGCCGCGCGGCAGTACCGAACCGATCGACCTGCGCCTTTGCCTGGGCCAACGGCTCGGACTGGTCGGTACCAACGGCAGTGGTAAGTCAACACTCCTTCAGGTGCTGTGCGAAGCGTTGCCCATCCAGGCCGGCAGCGTTCGGATGAGTGGCGAAGTCGCGATGCTCGACCAGCACTGCAGTTCATTACCCGGGCAGCAGACCGTTCTGGCACACCTGCGCGAGGCTAACCCGACACTGCCATCCGGCGTTCTGCGCATGCGGCTGGCTCAACTGGGCCTCGATGCCGCACGCATCGAGCTGCCCAGCAGTTTGCTCAGCGGCGGCGAGCGGCTCAAGGCAGCACTGGCTGGTGTGCTTTATCGCAAACGCGGCGTGGACCTGCTGTTGCTCGATGAGCCCGGCAACCATCTGGACCTGCCGTCGCTTGAAGCGCTGGAGGCCATGCTACGGCAGTTTCAGGGGGCGATGCTGGTGGCTTCCCATGATTCAGTGTTTCTCCAGCAACTGGCGCTGGACGCTTACCTGCACCTGCCATCGGCGTCACCATGA